In Leptodesmis sichuanensis A121, the following are encoded in one genomic region:
- a CDS encoding CHASE2 domain-containing protein, producing the protein MSTENSQSQTETFVAPPSLTERLSFQTVWQRLVTRHIAHQLPIRSNLAKAGHILIGMIALTAGIATAQSLVSVRFMERQVQTMFFNLRPAVKPPENLVILAVERSTLEQARITPQSNPDLQSLVWPFKRATYAKVIDRLLQAGARAVAVDVIWADPSFHGTEDDAKLQQVLKRYPGRVVMATTYDNSQTRQGDITQLTLPTSSLRNLPQPIGTINFWTEPDNFWKEPEGSEGRIHRLGSEFVRLKAQVLPDQATYLNQLSQEYPSFAEATLKAAKVEYSPPKGDMIFYYGPSVGDDYGSIGFTTIPFWHILDAANWTGYLENGQFFKGKIVVIGTAENNNLKDFLPTPMGKMPGVEVHANAIATLMQNRSLVTGIPAPLFQGLFVAALILAVAYLQSRTSRPIHRFGWGMGIMVALGIVSYGLFTRMQLVLPTAVPLVAIALGSTSYLLLGVTHEKLQLIRAARLHRTSEDVREFLEASGQVELEAISESYTREMIGQTLRGRYKILNTLGTGGFSVTYIAEDLDLPGHPRCVVKQLRPSNSKPAALKWAQEKFRKEAETLYHLPPHDRIPRLLAYFEEKGEFYLIQDYVEGEPLRIRSFIDRLCERRVIEILEEILQILQFIHRHGIIHRDIKPPNIIQRQSDGHLVLIDFGVVKNIQQMGDREEATSMTMAVGTRGYISPEQSNGQPRPNSDIYSLGMMAIQAVTGIPSEDLVQQRDPHTGELIWHKHAFVSQTLIQILDRMVRFNFTERYQSAAEVLADLQPLIELHRSDPADPDFPAAESREVDEEDDSASEPTQLWQDASDLDVALPETDPSPEDSEPLDSTQKTEDGSTETTQPWISEEHSATDLPPTDPADPPSAAQD; encoded by the coding sequence ATGTCTACAGAAAACTCTCAGTCTCAAACAGAGACCTTTGTGGCTCCTCCATCACTCACTGAACGCCTCTCCTTCCAAACTGTTTGGCAGCGACTCGTCACCCGACACATCGCCCATCAACTGCCAATACGTTCAAACCTGGCAAAAGCGGGGCATATCCTGATCGGGATGATTGCATTAACGGCAGGTATTGCTACAGCCCAGAGCTTAGTGTCCGTTCGCTTCATGGAGCGGCAGGTTCAAACCATGTTTTTCAATCTTCGCCCTGCCGTAAAGCCACCTGAAAACCTAGTTATCCTGGCGGTTGAACGCAGCACACTGGAGCAGGCCAGAATCACGCCCCAGAGCAATCCAGATCTGCAGTCTCTTGTCTGGCCTTTTAAGCGGGCAACTTATGCAAAAGTGATTGACCGTTTGCTGCAGGCAGGTGCGCGCGCAGTAGCGGTGGATGTGATTTGGGCTGATCCCAGTTTTCATGGCACAGAGGATGATGCCAAATTGCAACAGGTGCTAAAGCGTTATCCGGGTCGAGTTGTTATGGCGACGACCTATGACAATAGTCAAACCCGTCAGGGAGATATCACTCAACTGACTTTGCCGACTTCATCCTTGAGAAATTTACCTCAACCAATTGGTACGATTAATTTCTGGACGGAACCCGATAACTTTTGGAAAGAGCCGGAAGGATCCGAGGGACGCATTCATCGTTTAGGCAGCGAATTTGTCCGTCTGAAAGCCCAGGTTCTCCCAGATCAGGCTACCTACCTGAATCAGTTGAGTCAAGAATATCCCTCTTTTGCAGAAGCAACCCTCAAAGCGGCCAAAGTTGAGTATTCTCCTCCTAAAGGAGACATGATCTTCTACTACGGTCCATCAGTAGGTGACGACTATGGGTCAATCGGATTCACTACAATTCCCTTTTGGCATATTCTGGATGCGGCAAACTGGACTGGTTACTTAGAGAATGGTCAGTTCTTCAAAGGCAAAATTGTTGTCATTGGGACGGCGGAGAACAATAACTTAAAGGATTTTTTGCCAACCCCGATGGGAAAAATGCCAGGAGTTGAAGTTCACGCCAATGCGATCGCCACGCTGATGCAGAACCGCTCCCTCGTCACTGGGATCCCCGCCCCTCTATTCCAGGGACTATTCGTTGCCGCACTGATATTGGCAGTAGCTTACTTACAAAGCCGTACCTCTCGCCCCATCCACCGATTTGGTTGGGGAATGGGGATTATGGTTGCCTTGGGGATCGTCAGTTACGGACTATTTACCCGGATGCAATTAGTCTTACCAACGGCTGTACCGTTAGTGGCGATCGCCCTGGGGAGCACCTCCTACCTGTTGCTCGGTGTTACTCATGAAAAACTCCAGTTAATTCGGGCGGCAAGACTGCACCGCACCTCGGAGGATGTGCGGGAGTTCCTGGAAGCCAGCGGCCAGGTGGAACTGGAAGCCATTAGCGAGAGCTATACGCGGGAGATGATCGGTCAAACCCTGCGGGGACGGTATAAAATCCTGAATACCTTGGGAACGGGCGGCTTCAGCGTCACCTATATCGCAGAAGATCTGGATTTACCGGGCCATCCTCGCTGTGTGGTGAAGCAATTAAGGCCCAGTAATAGTAAACCTGCAGCGTTGAAATGGGCACAGGAAAAGTTTAGAAAAGAAGCAGAAACGCTGTATCATCTCCCTCCCCATGACAGAATTCCTCGGCTTCTGGCTTATTTTGAGGAAAAAGGTGAGTTCTACCTGATTCAGGATTATGTTGAGGGGGAACCGCTGAGAATTCGCAGCTTTATCGATCGCCTTTGCGAACGTCGGGTGATCGAAATTCTGGAAGAGATTCTCCAAATTCTCCAGTTCATTCACAGGCATGGAATTATTCACCGCGACATTAAGCCCCCCAACATCATTCAACGTCAATCCGATGGTCATCTGGTATTGATTGACTTTGGGGTAGTCAAGAATATTCAGCAAATGGGAGACAGAGAAGAAGCGACCAGCATGACGATGGCGGTCGGCACACGAGGATATATTTCTCCAGAGCAGAGCAATGGCCAACCACGCCCCAATAGCGATATTTACTCCTTGGGTATGATGGCGATCCAGGCCGTCACAGGAATTCCCAGTGAGGATCTCGTGCAACAGCGCGATCCCCATACGGGTGAACTGATCTGGCATAAGCATGCTTTTGTCAGCCAGACTCTGATCCAAATTCTAGATAGGATGGTGCGCTTTAATTTTACGGAGCGATATCAATCGGCAGCGGAAGTGCTGGCTGATCTGCAACCCCTGATTGAATTGCATCGATCTGATCCTGCAGATCCTGATTTTCCTGCTGCTGAGTCACGAGAGGTAGATGAAGAGGATGATTCTGCTTCGGAGCCAACTCAGTTATGGCAGGATGCCTCTGATTTAGACGTTGCTTTGCCTGAAACAGATCCGTCGCCAGAGGATTCAGAACCCCTGGACTCCACCCAAAAGACGGAGGATGGTTCAACAGAGACCACCCAACCCTGGATTTCAGAAGAGCATTCAGCGACAGACTTACCTCCTACAGATCCTGCCGATCCCCCCTCGGCAGCCCAGGATTAA
- a CDS encoding type II secretion system F family protein, with product MPTFVARVQDARGAARKERIVADSLREARASLREKGLFVQELKQDDGLSLNFDLASIRDSFTKVTVKDKAVFSRQFAALVNAGVAMVRGLGVLSEQCQNPKLKKALLNVSSDVQQGVNLSDAMRKHPECFDNLYTSMIQAGEVGGVLDEVLNRLAKLLEDVARLQNQIKAAMSYPVTVGILAVLIFFGMVRFLLPIFANIFKEIGVELPAFTQFMMNISYFVQDIKNVIFALVVVGVAVFAFRQYYKTRVGRETVDRMMLKLPLFGDLIQKTATARFCRTFGALTRSGVPILTCLEIVRDTAGNQIIANAVDEARREIQTGGMISIALQKEQVFPLMAIQMISIGEETGELDKMLAKVADFYEDEVEQAVKALTSILEPIMIVVLGGMVGAILLAMYLPMFAVFEKLG from the coding sequence ATGCCTACCTTTGTTGCCCGCGTTCAAGATGCAAGAGGCGCAGCTCGGAAAGAACGAATCGTTGCAGATTCTCTCAGAGAAGCTCGAGCGTCCTTACGAGAAAAAGGGCTGTTTGTTCAGGAACTGAAACAAGACGATGGGCTGTCCCTGAACTTTGATTTAGCATCGATCAGAGATTCTTTCACTAAAGTGACCGTTAAGGATAAGGCGGTATTTTCCCGTCAGTTTGCGGCCCTGGTCAATGCTGGGGTCGCCATGGTGAGGGGACTGGGGGTTCTGTCGGAACAGTGTCAGAATCCGAAGTTGAAGAAAGCCTTGCTCAATGTTAGTTCTGATGTACAACAGGGGGTTAACCTGTCGGATGCTATGCGGAAGCATCCGGAGTGTTTCGATAATCTCTATACCAGCATGATTCAAGCTGGGGAAGTTGGTGGTGTGCTGGATGAGGTACTGAACCGGCTGGCGAAGTTGTTGGAAGATGTGGCCCGGTTGCAGAACCAAATTAAAGCAGCGATGTCCTATCCGGTGACTGTGGGTATTTTGGCCGTTCTGATCTTTTTTGGCATGGTACGGTTTTTGCTACCAATCTTTGCCAACATCTTCAAAGAGATTGGAGTGGAATTACCTGCCTTCACCCAGTTCATGATGAACATTAGCTACTTTGTGCAGGATATTAAAAATGTTATCTTTGCGCTGGTGGTCGTGGGGGTAGCTGTTTTTGCATTTAGACAGTATTACAAAACTCGGGTGGGACGGGAAACCGTCGATCGCATGATGCTGAAGCTGCCCCTGTTCGGTGACTTGATTCAGAAAACCGCGACGGCCCGGTTTTGCCGTACCTTTGGAGCTTTAACTCGTTCCGGGGTACCGATTCTCACCTGTTTAGAAATCGTGAGAGATACGGCAGGCAACCAGATTATTGCGAATGCCGTAGATGAGGCTCGTCGGGAAATTCAAACGGGCGGCATGATCAGTATTGCCCTCCAGAAAGAGCAGGTTTTTCCCTTGATGGCCATTCAGATGATCAGTATTGGGGAAGAAACTGGCGAACTGGATAAGATGCTGGCTAAAGTAGCGGACTTCTACGAGGACGAGGTGGAACAAGCCGTGAAAGCACTGACCAGTATCCTGGAACCAATCATGATTGTGGTGCTGGGGGGAATGGTGGGAGCTATTTTATTGGCGATGTATCTGCCCATGTTCGCTGTGTTTGAAAAATTGGGCTAG